A region of the Oceanihabitans sp. IOP_32 genome:
TGTAGTTTTTGGCTATGGCTTAGGTTTGTTATTCGATTTTCAAAATCCTTATTGGATCATGCTTAGCATTATTGTCATTATGCGACCAAGCTATGGTCTTACAAAAACCCGAACAAAAGACAGGATTTTAGGCACCCTTTTAGGGGCGGCTATTGCAACGGGTTTGGTTTATGTCATATCAGATCCTTATATCTTCGGTGTTTTAGGTTTAATAAGTTTAGTGATTGCTTTTTCTATGATAAAAAAAAACTATCGAGCTGGAGCAACTTTTATTACACTAACCGTAATTTTTATTTATGCCATTTCACAGCCCGATATTTCAAAAATTATTCAGTTTAGAGTTATCGATACTTTAGTTGGAGCAGGTTTAGCCTATATAGCTATGCGGTGGCTTTTGCCAGCTTGGTCTTTTATGAAAATCGGAGACAATATTAAAGACAGTTTAAAGGCAAATACTAACTTTTTTAAATCCATTAGCAGCTATTATCAGTACAAGGGTAAAGTGCCTTCCGACTTAAAAATGAATAGAAAAGAGGCGTTTTTACAAATGTCTAACTTGAGTTCTGCGTTTCAACTTATGGCTCAGGAACCAAAATCTAAACAAAGACATATAGATGATATTTATGAGTTGGTGGTTTTAAATCACAGCCTTTTGGCGTCCTTATCTTCGTTAAATATTTATATTCAAAATAATAAAACAACGAGTGCATCTCGCGATTTTAAGTTAATATCTGATAAGGTGATCGAAAATTTAGATCGGGTTTACGAACAATTACAAAAGATTGATTTTGAAACACCAAAAAGTACAGCTTTAAATACGGCCGAAAAATCGAGGTCTTTTAAATTCTCTGCCGCACAGCTAACAAAAGAAACGGTTTTAGAAACCTCTAACGAACACACTCATAAAGAGGCGCATTTAGTCTGGGAACAGCTGCGTTGGTTGTTTAGTTTAAGCGAGAAAATGTTAACAATTACGGCGAAGTATACAGAAATCTAAAAGCAGCGAATTGTCTTTTTCGGCCTATGGGCGTTAGTACATTTTAAAGTGTGGTTATCGGAGGGAAGCATGTAAACTAAAAAAAAACCACTTAACACCAAATTAACCACCTCATGTCGCCTATAATTCGTTTACTCACATCTTTCTATTTTGTAAATAGCTGTTCGTGATGTGCTTCGCAGTTCTTTTTCGTCCAAATTTTGGTTTAAAATCAAACCATAACTTTGGCTAAGCTTTGGTTTTGGTTCACGCCCATATTATAGTAAAATAAGGAGTTTATGAATCTGCGATTTCCATCTCATCAGCACAAAAAATAATTCAAATTAACCATACAACATTTCAACATTAAATAGGTACAAGACACGATTAAGTGGTTTTTTGTTCACCTATTCTTGACAAATGCCAGCCCAAAATTAATTAAAACGATCTATTCCCGCCTTCATCCAACTGTAGTATTCCTCGGCATCGGGGGTATAGCCAATAGGCTCATTTATGTTTTTACCATCGAGATCTACAAACACATAGAACGGCTGTGTATTTGTTTTGAATTTAACGGTTTGAAACTCACTCCATTTCTGTCCGATATATTTTAACTTCTTACCGGGTCTTAGTTTAGAATCTACGACTTCGTCTTCTGGTAATTTTCGTTTGTCATCCACATAAAGCGATATCAATACGATGTCGTTTTTAAGCATGCTTAGTATTTCAGGATTTACCCAAACGTTTTGTTCCATTTTACGACAATTTACACAGGCATATCCTGTAAAATCTAGCATAACGGGCTTATTTACCTGTTTAGCATAGGCCATACCCTTATCGTAATCATTAAAACTTAAAATTTGATGAGGCGCTAATAAACGCGCACCTTCTGGTAGATTTTCTTCTATTGTACTAGGCACGCCGCCGCCTACTTTAGAATGCCCTACACCATAAGGGGATTCTGCATAATCTAACGGTGGTGGAAAGGCACTAATTAAATTTAATGGAGCACCCCAAAGCCCTGGAATCATATAAACCGTAAAGGCTAAAACGAACATGCCTAAGCTTAATCGACCCACAGATATATGCGTTAGGGGTGAGTCGTTAGGGAGTTTTATTTTTCCGAATAAATATAAAGCCAAAGTACCAAAAATAGCAATCCAAATGGCTATAAAGACCTCACGCTCTAAAAAATGTAATTGTAAAACTAAATCGGCCTGTGATAAAAACTTAAAAGCCAGTGCCATTTCTAAAAATCCTAACACAACTTTTACTGTATTTAACCATCCACCAGATTTTGGCAAAGAATTTAACCAACCAGGAAAAGCTGCAAACAAGGCAAATGGTAGAGCTATGGCTAACGAAAACCCTAACATACCAACTATTGGAGCGATACCCCCCTTAGACGCGGCCTCAACCAGAAGTGTGCCTACAATAGGTCCAGTACAAGAAAAGGAGACTAGCGCCAAGGCCAAGGCCATAAAGAATATGCCTATTAAACCACCTCTATCGGCTTGTTTGTCTACATTATTGAGCCATTTATTCGGTAAAACTATTTCGAAAGCACCTAGAAAGGACAATGCAAATACAATTAATAACAAAAAGAAAATAAGGTTAAACCATACGTTTGTGGCCATAGCATTTAAAGCATCGGCCCCAAAAATGGCAGTAACAGCAATTCCTAAAATAAGATATATGATAATTATACTAATACCGTAAATTATGGCGTTTTTCACACCTTTCGCTTTTGTTTTACTTTGTTTTGTAAAGAAGCTCACCGTCATAGGAATCATTGGAAAAACACAAGGGGTTAACAAGGCTGCAAAACCAGATAAAAAGGCGATAAAAAAGATGGCCCATAGCCCTTTATTAGCAGACTTCTTCGATGGTGCATCATCAACTATGATATCGGTGGTCGCTTTTGTGGCCTGGCTTAAATCGAAAACCAAATCTTTGTATGTTGGAGCAGTACATTGTTTATCGTTACAAGCCATATAAACCACTTCGGCTTGAATAGAAGTAATGTCTGCATTTAAAATCTCTATTTTTTGTTTAAACTCTGCTGTGTTTTTAAAATAGGTGATTTCCATTTCAAAAACTTTATCCATAACAGTAATACCTTTAGGCTCTTGAGTTTTACCTATTGGCTTAGCATGTTTTGCGAATTGATAATCGAATGTTGTTGGAATAGGACCATTTTCTGGGACGTTTTGAGCGTATAGATGCCAACTGTCTTCAATGGTTGCTTTAGATATTAAAATATAGTGGCTGTCGGATATTTTTTCTACGGAAGTACTCCATTTTACCGGATCTACTATTAGATTTTCAGAAGATGAATCTTCTAATTGAAAACTAGCCGAAACCGTTTTCGTGGGCTCGATGTTTTTAAGATTAAATTCTAAATCTATGTATTCGGGAGGCAAACATCTGGAATCATCACAAACCATAAATTCTACTTCACCTTTTACCAAAGCGAGTTCATTATTTAACACCTTAATGCGTTGTTTAAACTCTGCTTTATTATCAAAGTACTTAATACGCATGTTAAAAATGGGGTCGTCTACAGTATATCCTTCACCTTCAGAAACCTTACCAATTAATTCGAAGTCTTTATTAGTTTTAAAGGTAAATGTGGTTGGAATAGGGCCATTTTCAGGAACGTTTTGCGAGTATAAATGCCAACCAGAATCTATAGTAGCATTAACAATAAGATCGTATTCAGTTTCCGATATTTTTTCAATGGATGTACTCCATTGTACTGGTTCGAATACTTGCGAAAATGCACTAATACTAAACGATAATATTAAAAATAAAACTAGTTTGTGGAAGGCTACGAATTTATGGAACATGCGTTTTTGGGTCTTTTTCTGTTATTTCTATAAGTTAACTGCGGTTAAAATTACTTTTTTTGAGTTAAAATAAGGGTTTCAACAAACTCTGCTGGGCTTATATAAACCTATTAATACTACAACAAATGTTGTTTTTGCAAAACATACTGAGCGCCAAGCAGTGGTTTATAAAAAGCTGCAATTTACGTAAGAAAACGGTATTGTTATCAAACGTTTAAGATTATTTTATGAATGTGTTCTTTTTTGATTTAGCTGTTATTTTTCAAACCATTAAACTGTTTATTTTGAAAAAAATAAGACTGTTATAGGAGTACTACTGAAGAATAGAAGCATTATAACGAAAGCTTCAACAACACTTCTTTTAAACATTCAAGGCTTATGGAAAATTGGAGATAGAACTACGTTTTAATTTTGTTGAGATGCGTTTTATGCCAAAGATATACATCCTCGATTATAATAAATAAAAGACAACATTATGAGTTGCCTTTTATTTAGGTTTAATGTTTTTTTATTTAAAATGTGTTTAAATAAAAACCAATTAATTGTTTGAGGTGTAATGTTTTGTGATTGCTTTCTCAATGGTTTCATCCCACAAGGTTATTAACATATCTTTTGCCAAATTACTGTAATACTCTGCTTTGGCTTTATCGTCAATAATTTTAAAAATATTGGCGAGTTTATACAACGATGGAATATGCATGCTATTAATTTGAATACAAATTAAATATTTACCAATAGCTTGTTTGTAATCACCACTGTCAAACAAGGCGTTACCTTGTTTATAGTTGGATTCTAAATCTTTTATTTCATCATCAAATTTCAAGTCAAGAATATTATCTGTTCTGGTGGTTATAAACGAGCAAGGTACCTCGCGTGTAACTTTTTCTGTGACACTACCCATTACAAATCTGTTTAATCCAGAGCGGCCATGGGTTCCCATAATTAGTAAATCGTGATCGTCCTCTTTAATAGACTTCAAAATTTGAACATGAGCCAATCCAGATTTAATTTCTACGGTAAAGTTTAAACCTTGTAAATCGAAATTTTCGAGGAATGTCTTCATCTCATTCTCCATCTCTTCTAATCTTCGAGCGTTTTCTTTTTCAACTTCATCTTTAAACCTCACAGACAAACTCGAAAATTTACCATATACTCCTAAAATGGTTAAATCGGCATTAAAGAATTTCGCTAATAAAATGGCGTTTTTTAAAGCAAAACTAGATGGTTCAGAGAAATCGACAGGACACAATATTTTAGAGAGTTTGTTTTTTCTATCAGACTTCACAACCCACACAGGTTTTTCAGACTGTCTCATAAGATTTTCGGTAGTGCTGCCTCGTTTGTTTCCGTCTTTACTGTCTATACTTCCCGAGCCCATGAGAATAAGATCGACATTTTCTTCAGTAGCGACTTTAAGAATGGTTTTTACAGGATTGCCATATTCCATGATTTGTTCTTGCACTTTTAAGCCCTCTTTTTCAAAAACACCTTGGATCTTATTTAAAACCTCTGTTG
Encoded here:
- a CDS encoding protein-disulfide reductase DsbD family protein, with the translated sequence MFHKFVAFHKLVLFLILSFSISAFSQVFEPVQWSTSIEKISETEYDLIVNATIDSGWHLYSQNVPENGPIPTTFTFKTNKDFELIGKVSEGEGYTVDDPIFNMRIKYFDNKAEFKQRIKVLNNELALVKGEVEFMVCDDSRCLPPEYIDLEFNLKNIEPTKTVSASFQLEDSSSENLIVDPVKWSTSVEKISDSHYILISKATIEDSWHLYAQNVPENGPIPTTFDYQFAKHAKPIGKTQEPKGITVMDKVFEMEITYFKNTAEFKQKIEILNADITSIQAEVVYMACNDKQCTAPTYKDLVFDLSQATKATTDIIVDDAPSKKSANKGLWAIFFIAFLSGFAALLTPCVFPMIPMTVSFFTKQSKTKAKGVKNAIIYGISIIIIYLILGIAVTAIFGADALNAMATNVWFNLIFFLLLIVFALSFLGAFEIVLPNKWLNNVDKQADRGGLIGIFFMALALALVSFSCTGPIVGTLLVEAASKGGIAPIVGMLGFSLAIALPFALFAAFPGWLNSLPKSGGWLNTVKVVLGFLEMALAFKFLSQADLVLQLHFLEREVFIAIWIAIFGTLALYLFGKIKLPNDSPLTHISVGRLSLGMFVLAFTVYMIPGLWGAPLNLISAFPPPLDYAESPYGVGHSKVGGGVPSTIEENLPEGARLLAPHQILSFNDYDKGMAYAKQVNKPVMLDFTGYACVNCRKMEQNVWVNPEILSMLKNDIVLISLYVDDKRKLPEDEVVDSKLRPGKKLKYIGQKWSEFQTVKFKTNTQPFYVFVDLDGKNINEPIGYTPDAEEYYSWMKAGIDRFN
- a CDS encoding universal stress protein — encoded protein: MKLLEKILVPIDVNMDSKEQLNTAIKIARLGNSEIIIMHVLPEDGVNEAIKDIVINNATEVLNKIQGVFEKEGLKVQEQIMEYGNPVKTILKVATEENVDLILMGSGSIDSKDGNKRGSTTENLMRQSEKPVWVVKSDRKNKLSKILCPVDFSEPSSFALKNAILLAKFFNADLTILGVYGKFSSLSVRFKDEVEKENARRLEEMENEMKTFLENFDLQGLNFTVEIKSGLAHVQILKSIKEDDHDLLIMGTHGRSGLNRFVMGSVTEKVTREVPCSFITTRTDNILDLKFDDEIKDLESNYKQGNALFDSGDYKQAIGKYLICIQINSMHIPSLYKLANIFKIIDDKAKAEYYSNLAKDMLITLWDETIEKAITKHYTSNN